GCGGATCAGGTTCAGAAGGGCTTGCCTGTACGCATCGCCGGGAGCGAGGCCATTGGCAAGGTGAGTGTAGAAGAATTCACTGAAGAACTTGGTGGCTTTCCTGTCCGATGACCATGCGTTGAGGAACACATCGGACGTTCCATTCATGCGCAGGACGAGCGCGTGAATCGTTGAAAGCCCTACGCCCTGGCCATACTGATTCGACAGAAACACCAGAGGGGGTGCCTGGATTTCCGTCAGCTTCTCGTACGGGACCTTGGCAACCTCATCGGGATTCTGAACCTTGGTGAGGCCAATGACACCGAGCGGAGATTCTCCCTCCCCCATAAGAAACTCCGATGAAATCTGAAGCACGTCGGCTTTAGCATTCTTCAGATTTTCCCACGATGCTTCCTTACCAATGAAAACCATCGCGTCCTTGAAGAAACTCCGGATGTCTCTCAGTTCGTAGTCAATCGACCAGTTCTTTCCCGTCGGGTTGCCGAGCGCAACGACTCTGGTGAACCGTTCTGCTTCAGTTGTTTTGTATCTGATCGAGGCCAGTGACGGAAGATAATCCACACTCGTAATTTCAATCAGATACTTCACAGAGCCGCCACGATCCTGGCGTTCGATCGTGTGGAAGGGGAACTTCTCGAATTCCGGGCTGGTGATGATCACAAGATTCCGCTCGAGCATTGAGTCGATCGGGCGCAACAAATAATCATAGAGCTGCGTGGATAACGTGGCAAAGCGGGTCATCGTCGAGACGCTGGTTTCCCCCGCCGACCCAGTGAAGACGCTTGGATCGTTCAGGAGACGCAGGTACTCGGCGACCATCGACATCAGTTTCTCCCGTGACACGATCGTGCTCTTAATTTCAAATTTCGTTCGCGTCAGCGCGAATACATGAAGCTGCTCGTTGGCAGGCAGGAATCGAACGACGAGCGTGCCTTGAGGAATGGCGGCCTGAATGTCCTTCATTCTCGAAGATCCGGAGTGAAGAAGCGGCTCATAATTTGGATGCTGGCCCGTGATGCGATCGGAGAGGGCGGCGAATTCCCGCTGCAACGAGGTTATTCTTGAATGCAGGCCGTTTACAACTGCGTCATTGGCCATCTCCCGCCGTATCGAGAGAATGCTCGATTGTTCAATTTGCAGCATCCGGAGGTCCCGCTTGACCGCGCGGGCCTTGAGAAGATCCGGTTTGAGATTCGGGTGCCGGATTGCGAACGCCACATCCTCCAACGTGCCGGCCTGCAGCCGCTGAGATCCCAACTCGACAACAGCAAGGGCCTCCTCACGCACTTTCATCTGAATCAGAATTCCGGCGAGCTGCGCATACCACGCAACGCGCTCGGCTTTCATATTGAGGGCGTTCAGATACGATTGATGATAGCCGGGATCAACGAACTCGCCGAACGTTGCCTCCTGAACTTCAATGGCCTCCCTGTATTCGTCGCGGGCCTTGACAAGATTGCCCACCATCTCGTTGAGACGACCAATCTGGGCGTGTGCGTACGATTCGCCCGAGCGATGTCCGGCGAGCTGAAACTTCTGAGCCGCGGCCTGGTATTCCTGAACAAGCCGGTTGACCTCCTGGACTTTCTGGTTTGCATTCAATCCCCGTTCGTCGCACCGGATGGTGAAGAGGCGCAGATACGCTTCGGCGAGCCCCTCTCCTGCCCCGCGGGCAAGCCCCTCGGCGTCCGAATAGTATTTTTTTGCATCCGCGAAACGTCCGTTCGCCTCATACACCGTACCAATCCTGAACATCAGCACGATTTCCAGCTCTCTGCCGGATTTTTTGCTGCGAAGATTGTTGACCGCATCGCGAAACCATTGAAGGGCTTCGTTATGATTCCCAAGAGCTTGTTGAATAAGCCCTAAATCCATTCGGAGCTGCGCGTCGAGGACGGTCTGTCCGTCTTTCTGCGCAATCGAGCGTGCTTCTGTGTATGATGTCTGAGCGAGATCGAATTTTTTCTGCCGGAAGTACACTTCACCGAGCCTGCGGAGTCCTTCGGCCGCGCGCTCTCCCCCTTGCGCGCTGAAGTAGGATGATGCCGATTGGATGTATGACAGCGCATCGTCCGGATGATCGTCAAGCAGGGCGAGTTTGCCCATACGCAGTTCGAGCGAGGCTTTCATCTCAAGGTCATTGAACGCGGAACTGAGGCGGTGCGCTTCACGGAATGACGTGAGAGCCGAGAGATTGCTGCCCAATGCGGCATATGCATCGCCAATCAGGCCATCAATCATCATTTCACTGCGAAAGTCTTTCACGGATTGGGTCTGCCGCAATGCGGTCTCAAACCGGCCCAAGGCCGTATAGAATCGACCTTCTGCCTGATAGATCTGACCGAGATAACGATTCGCTTGCACGACGGTGTACATCTGTCCGGCGCGTTCGAAAACAGGAATTGACTGCACGAAGAGAGATTCAGCCCGAAGATATGCCCGATCTTCATAGAGCGATACCGCTC
Above is a window of Ignavibacteriales bacterium DNA encoding:
- a CDS encoding tetratricopeptide repeat protein, coding for MVSRISICSCALLLFLSHCEMRDRPLADATDLFERAVSLYEDRAYLRAESLFVQSIPVFERAGQMYTVVQANRYLGQIYQAEGRFYTALGRFETALRQTQSVKDFRSEMMIDGLIGDAYAALGSNLSALTSFREAHRLSSAFNDLEMKASLELRMGKLALLDDHPDDALSYIQSASSYFSAQGGERAAEGLRRLGEVYFRQKKFDLAQTSYTEARSIAQKDGQTVLDAQLRMDLGLIQQALGNHNEALQWFRDAVNNLRSKKSGRELEIVLMFRIGTVYEANGRFADAKKYYSDAEGLARGAGEGLAEAYLRLFTIRCDERGLNANQKVQEVNRLVQEYQAAAQKFQLAGHRSGESYAHAQIGRLNEMVGNLVKARDEYREAIEVQEATFGEFVDPGYHQSYLNALNMKAERVAWYAQLAGILIQMKVREEALAVVELGSQRLQAGTLEDVAFAIRHPNLKPDLLKARAVKRDLRMLQIEQSSILSIRREMANDAVVNGLHSRITSLQREFAALSDRITGQHPNYEPLLHSGSSRMKDIQAAIPQGTLVVRFLPANEQLHVFALTRTKFEIKSTIVSREKLMSMVAEYLRLLNDPSVFTGSAGETSVSTMTRFATLSTQLYDYLLRPIDSMLERNLVIITSPEFEKFPFHTIERQDRGGSVKYLIEITSVDYLPSLASIRYKTTEAERFTRVVALGNPTGKNWSIDYELRDIRSFFKDAMVFIGKEASWENLKNAKADVLQISSEFLMGEGESPLGVIGLTKVQNPDEVAKVPYEKLTEIQAPPLVFLSNQYGQGVGLSTIHALVLRMNGTSDVFLNAWSSDRKATKFFSEFFYTHLANGLAPGDAYRQALLNLIRTRDVSHPHSWGQFFHFGVG